tccagtaacatatattgcagtgaattataaacagagatgTGTCCTTGTTTTACACAAGAAAACATTGTATGATGCTATATGTTATTAGTGTTTTTTATGTCATTGTTTTGTAggtgacaaagtgtgtttgtcggCTGTCAACCTTTGCTTGTGTTCTGGAAGAATAagttgatttgagacctgaataaagtgttttggtagttgtagtgcattttgaatgtgaaattaactgctttgccaagctgaaagtgggtttaggagaactgtgtgagGAGTTTTGCAGGGGTGACCtatgtattgagaaatgtgtcctagcagctgtaaaaaactgtaaaacctTTAGCATGTTTATGAATgcatttttagaagaaaatcaCTGGCTGCACAAAAGTTCTGATAATATATGTGCTATAATGTTGTAATACTGTGCTTTTTGTTAGCTGTGCAAACATGCAAAAGGACTTGAATTTGCAGTTACCACAAGGGtgagtaaacacacaaacacacctacaaactaaagtttaaaaataatgaaataagaaataagggaaattttaaaaatatagaaactacACTGTATTTTTGTCAGTTTGTTCATAAGATGTTTGTTACTCATACTGAAAGTGATTACAATTTTCTAAAGAATTCTCTGATGAACTGTTACATTCTTTGTGCTCTTAAGCAAATAATGCTGGACAAAGAtgaatcgcatacaaaataaaagtgtttttttttgcataatatatgagtgtgtgctgtgtgtaattattatgcatatataaatacacacacattcatgcatgtatttaagaaacatttacatatgtatatttatttatttattcagtacacacacatatattatgcaaaaagaatcacttttattttgcatgcaaTTGATctcgattaatctttgcccagcactagcaaattttataaaatgtgtaTTACTAACTGTAAAAAGAATTCTCTGTAAGATGTTATCGCTTTCTAAAAAGAGAGATGACTGATTTGAGGACAACATGAATAAAACTATTTCAAGAAATGGACGAGCATCAGAGATATAATTTTATCCGAAATCTTGTACCTACCTCAATGCTTTATTAGAGGATAATATATAAATCAAAATAGCCTACTAAAATTATATATACTTTTTCTGGGACTGTAAAACTATTATTTAGTCAACCAGCATGATATATGACAGGTATCAAAGTAAACTAGACATGTTAGTCCAGCAGCTTACATAAAAATGGGCCAAAAAGAGGAAATGATATAAAATATGAGAATTATAATATACTATACGTGACGAATTTGCAATAATACCATAAAATGTACAATAGCACTAAACAAATATAGTTAAGCATCTATAGGGCGATATATTCATTTATGGAGGTCACATTAAAGAGCACCCATTATgctgctaaaaacaacattattttgtgtatttagtataataTGTCTTCgcgtagtttatggttaaaaaacattattttccacataccgtacagtTGTTGCTCCTCTAAGCACCTGCCCTCCTGAAACcatggattttgtacaaagctcatcgatctgaaaaacGCTGTGCCTCCGATAGTCCAGATATAACCAGTAAGTTGTGATTGGCCTTAATATCATaatttactttgggatttgtaccttttgcatatcgttaacatgtacacacttgcacacagtggcggctcatgactgctcatccgaggggcgtaaattcaaaataattgtttggagtgcctgctgcacacacgtcaaaaccgtttatgataaaagagacgctcacattcataaaatacacgcaagacacacccttaacagtaaactctgattacgcatgagattatgcgagtatctggcaaacgcgagcgtctcttttatcataaaccctttacacatgtgtgcagcaggcacttattttgacaaaacatgtgatgcacataggttcactcgatgtgcagaacacatattttaaaattacgaaccacacacgacgtgctacatacatgttgtgaagaACTTTGCATCATGCGcactcgaaaaaagaagtcatcgTCCGCCACTGCTTATACactaaaggaaatttaaaatcgtgaatcacataattggtgctctttaaaaatcaGGATTATCCATGTGTGATCTATAACCTCAGACATTATTTACAGATCACTCAAAAAGAGTTGGTCAAGGGGGAAAACTCAGAGAGAGGCTTACTGCTTATAttgtattcattttttattctgTAGGGTTTTTTACGAACAGCCAAGTGTGGTGCGGTAAGTCTACAAACACttgtttaacacaaaacagttTCATCGGTTTCCATCTGGAATTTCAATGTATTAATATGTGGGAATTTCTTCATTTAACACAGCCCAGAAGGAATTGTTACCTTGACGCCATGGTTGGCCCCAATTGTATGGGAAGGAACTTTTGATCCCAAGCTAATTGATCCTATCTACAAACAGCAAAACATCACTATAGCAACTACAGTCTTCGCTCTTGGAAAGTAAGTTTCTGTCTCTGATCCCAATTCATTTCCTGAGCTTTTAGATTTGTTAGACTGTACACAGTTCTGTACACATCTCTATAAATGTCATACCGCTGCCATTGGCAAGGGGAAAATATTATGCTTCCTAGTAATGGTAATGCCACTCATTCAttgtttcatcatttattttcagATACACACAGTTTCTCAGAACTTTCCTGGAGTCGGCAGAAAAGCATTACTTTGTTGGATTTCGTGTGCTTTACTATGTGTTTACCGATAACCCAGAAGAGGTTCCTCTAGTAACTCTCGGTGCAGAACATTATTTAACAGTGTTTAAAGTCCCCAGTTTAAACAGATGGCAGGACATTACATTGGGTAGGATGGGGAAGCTGGAGATGCTGATTGAGAAGCGATTGGCTTATGAAGCAGACTACGTTTTCAGCCTGGACGTGGATACGAAGTTTCGTGGCCACTGGGGGGTGGAGTCTTTGGGTCGGCTTGTAGGCGTCATACATCCTGGTTACTATGAAACACCACGTGACAAATTCCCATATGAGCGTCGAGCTAAATCTCAGGCATATATTCCCTCTGCAGAAGGTGATTATTATTATGGTGGAGCTGTGATCGGTGGCTTAGTTAAAGACGTATATATGCTGGCTAAAACGTGCAGGGAACAGTTAGAAATTGATGCGGCTAAATCCATCGAGGCGGTATGGCAGGAGGAATCTCATTTGAACAAATACTTCCTTTATAACAAACCCACTAAGCTGCTATCACCCGAGTATCTGTGGCAGGATTTCAAATCGAAAACAAaggatgtgaaaatcattcgatTCTCTCAGGTTAATAAAAACTATGCTGCTGTTCGTTCAAACCGGTAGCCGGTATTAATTGAACATTGACACCGTTATGCACTTTATTTGAAGATGGTTTTGGTATTAGAACGTGTCAGGCATGTTAAcatctttgatgtaattgtgaATTACCACGATCTGTTTGCTACCTCTGCTCAATTCTTAAATAGACTCCTATAGCACCATGCGCCACAAGAAACTTTTCTTGGACGGTAAACAACAGGCAAATGATAAAATTGGCCCGTGAATGTCACCAAATAAAACAGAATATAACTGGTCGCCCCTGAACCCGTTCAGATTGAACTCAGACCGGGGATGAATCTGTTATGGGAGTCGACTGCACAACAAAAAGGCCATGGCCTCTAGCATCAGACGCTGGAGGATCTCTTGAGATCGAGGAGTGAGATTTACACACTGTACAGCTTTTATATACTAGCTGATCTACAAGAGTGTTAAAGAGGCCATggcacaagatttttttaagatgtcaaataaatcgttggtgtccccagagcacatatgtgaagttttagctcaaaataccatataaataatttattatagcatgttaaaattgccactttgtaggtgtttgcaaaaatgtgccgttttgggtgtgtcctttaaaatgcaaatgagctgatgaaattcaaacactgatcacaatgataatggtttgttgcaattaaaactcaattgtgcttttctctgcactaaatggcagtgctgtggttggatagtgcagattaaggggttgtattattataataagagctccttatgacatcataaggagagccaaatttcaacaacctatttttcatgtgcttgcagataatggtttaccaaaactaagttactgggttgatcttttcacattttctaggttgatcgaagcactggggacccaatcatagcacttaaacatgggaaaagtcagattttcatgccatggccccatTTTGTATTCATAGAGATAATATGCTACCAAAAAGTTTGTGAATTTTAACTCCAACACACTAGGAGTGTGgcttttttatttcacaaataCACAAAGTAAAGCTGTTGTAtggttttatatattttgcataCAGTTTTTTTAGATCAAGGTTTATGTTTAATCACCTACTGTATGGCTCATCGTAGTGTTTTAATactgaattgaattaaatactCTATATGCAAACAAACGAGACtcggctctaaataaaaaaatatctacACTTCCAATACATTTTTTCGAAATATGGTTTTAGTCTTTTAAGGtatatatgttcaattgttaatttttgtgatatgtttcattttagctagtaatttgatgctatagaaatgggGCGTGCCGTTATGATCGGCGCGGTTGAATTGGGCACGCGAATGTTTgagcggaagtttgataccccggctccgcctctggctccacagACGATTCCTTTTGTGCATGCTCTGGCACCAAACGTAACATGGCAGCGCTCATTCTGACATTTTTGGTTTCATTCCATTACAATGGAAGAAAGCGACGTcgcgtccatctttttttacagtcaatGGTGTACATTCAAAAGATACAAAAGTATTTGCGCATGCAAAAGATGCAATATGTGAACCGCCCCCAAAGCAACTCAAGTTTCTTTTTTCTTACCTAACACATCATTTtcaaggtcacgttcttcctgatcccatttttcaaactttagtttgTGTGTTATGTTGCTGTTacagcataaataatacctgtaaaatgataaagctcaaagttcactgccaggtgatacattttctttaacagaattcccctttcaaagcctacagcgaatggccggtttggactacagccctctacttcctgctttaatgacaataaaagagtttttgactaaactccgcccacaggaatacgtcagtcaccagctttggctcaagcGGCTccgctaagctaagctgctgttgaatcacaacacactaaacaaactacacaatcagaactagttacgtatttctgaaggagggacttcatagaacaaggaagacatcagcctgtttttaggacagtgaaaacagcgctatacagataagtaaattgtgtgaaaattaccacatttttttacacgataaacatgaacacatgttatattgcgcactgttaACACTTTTACAGTGGCATTTTTATTCAAACAAACCTTCTTCCTTGAacttgcaatgttgaactgtgTTACAACTGAGCGTTAACTATTTCCAAATgagatatttacatttactgtttttgttttattgatgACATGTCCCCAAGCACAAAAGCTGCTGACAGTGATCATTTGGATATATAGTAACATCAAAGTAAATGCATTCAATGCTTGCAATCGAGAAATACTGCTTATAACAGCACAGGCAAAAGGCAGATGAAAGCATTTAACTACAGAAACACTGGAGAAGGATTTGAATACTGTTTTCCATAGTCTACTAAAAAAAAAGCagatttaaaggtatagttcacaaAATAATTAGTGACATTATTTTCGTTCCAAATCGGTATTACTcacttttttttaccaaaacaactccaaatgtgctcgtctgaaagttgataaaataataaaaccatCTATTGGATTACAACATCTGGCCATCAGCGGAGACTGCGAGAGAaacatatatttatgcatttgacagacgcttttatccaaagcgacttacagtgcatttttgtATTCTATTTGGATCATTTCATCATGTAGCTAACCATGACTGTAAGCTTAAAAAGcagaatttaatttaataatactCATCATGTCTAATTAAATATCACATATGGCTTTATTTGCCATGAGTTTAACTTAGTGATGTGGAAAGAGTGTTAAAGCAACTTCATTGTGTGCCTGCTATAAATCCCTTGTGAGACAACACACAGCAACAGTGCCATGACAAACTCCCTGGGAATGAAGCACAAAGCTTTGAAAGGTACACAGGATGAACCAAACCAAGAAATGCCTAGATATAATAGACTACTACTCGTTGACGCACTAATTGAATGAATAACTAAAAAGAACCGCATGCAACAGGTTGAAATTACTGTACATtactattaaacaaacaaaagggTTTGATCAAAACtccttttgtgtgtttgtattagGTTATATCATGGCAATGTCATGGAAATTCTAATTTAAATGCAGAAGGAATAGATGCATAGAAATAAAATTACTTTCAATTATGCTGATGCACTTCACTCATTAGTTTGTAAGGTGGTTCAGGCTGTGGGAATGCCGGTTGTGACTGTGTGTCATTGCGCAATGCACCTTAACCCCAATTGCTCCCTGGGCGCTGCAGGGATAGCTGCCCACTTCGCAGGTGTTTGTGTTTGCAACTTGCAGTGTGTGTTTACTATTCACTGGATGGGTtgaatgcagaggtcacattccaAGCATGGGTTACCATACATTGGCAAATATGTCACTTTCAGTTAactaatttttctttttttttaagaattagtattttataagttgaattaactcaaaaatcAGGATTACATGATCAAACACATTTAagtctaaacattaaaacacaTGTGTTGAGAATCTTTTTTACTACATCATGTTACCCAGGGgtgtcagtttgtgttgaaaagtgtggggacaaaagatcagatgaaaaaacattacagcaggaccggaaaaatattgaataacagcgcatcaaaaatgggcatagcgtaggccagtcaacaacacaaaaatactcagcataaaaccctcaacaataTCGACTTCACATGTAATAGTCCCTACAATACCAGCTCAATCGAAtagtgccaaagcaccatactgtagaaaacagcagcatGTTAAGGCAATGATTACAATAAAATTAATTAcatatgtaaaagaaaacacaccataagcacacaacacaacatatgtgaccctggaccacaaaaccagtcgtgcactgcaaaaaaatattttcaagaatcaatgttcttagtatttttgtcttgttttcaatagaaatatctaaaaatatcttaaattaagatgctttttcttgatgagcaaaatgacccaagaaaataagtctagtttttagaccaaaaatatcaaatttaagtgatttttgtgcattaaacaagcaaaaaaaatctgccaatggggtaagcaaaaaaaaaaatcttaaacatttttcttaaacactaaattcaagaaaaattcagattttcagatttttttgcttgttttatgctcaCAACCAcacaatttgatatttttggtctaaaaactagacataatttatcttaatttaagaatttttagatattttttactgaaaacaagacaaaagtactaagaatttttttttgtatactgCAAAAAGTGACTTTCTTACTCGTTATTTCTTACTCATTATacaattttgtcttgttttcagtagaaatatctaaaaattcttaaatcaagatgtattttcttgatgagcaaaatgatgtaagaaaacaagtctagttaaaacaagctaaattatctgccaatggggtgagatatttttgcttaaattaagtgtttaagaaaaaataaatcttattttaagattttttttcttaccccattggcagatatttttgcttgttttaatcacaaattcacttaaattgtatattttttgtctaaaaacgaaactgattttcttaggtcattttgctcatcaagaaaaagcatcctaattgaagaagttttaaatatttttctgaaaacaagacaaaaatagcaGTGAAAGTCACACAGGtattgatttttcagaacattttatccaaatgctttcaaaaagtggtggggacaaaatcagccatttcaaaaagtgatggggacatgtccctagcgtccccagtgtaaatgatgatgatgttgccATATGTTTTCTTAACTATTTCTATCGATTCGTCATTGAGCCCAGCTGAAAAGTCTTGGGCTCTGCTCTCAGGCTCTcttcttgatttttttataaGCACTTGTATTTACAGTGACCACTTTATCAAAGGTAACCTCACATAAACACTGGATATATTAATCATTGCATTTTTCGTGGATAAAACTATACAGTGATTAGTTGGTAACTGCTAACTTTAGCTAAATGCGAAAGTGATGGGAAAAGAGTGAAAATGCAACATTTGCTAGTCCTATTGCACCTTTATTTGTTGTACCAAGAATAATAAACTTGATTGtttatcattaatattaattaatgtatTATAATACAATGCAATCAGGTTGACActactattattttttttactttttccttaatttaaatattttctggTGAGAGGTGATTTAAATATCCGTGGCTTGAAACAGACAGAAAGTGTACCATTTGGGTCTCTGAGTGTTTTTCATATATTCATATTGTGTATTGCAAAGCTCCACCCTGGCACATCTGTACATGTGTCTGAAATATCATTCTCACCAAGGCAACACACTCCTCCttcactctctctttcttccCTATAGCTTTCTCTCGCTTGGCCTTCAGTTTAGTTTTCCAAGTCAATGCTACCATATAAtccaagaaaaattatgtccCGGCAATATACTATTTTCATCTTTCTTGTGTTCACTGGCATGCTATTGAGTGGGTATGTACtgtacattttcttttaaaatatgtatttgatTTGGGATTATGCTTGGGTTTGGTGTTTGAAAAGATGTGACAATCGTGTAGCATAACTACAAACTCTTAACTGAGTATCAAAGAGGAGCTGAGCCATTATCAGTAAAATTACTGCTTGACCAGGTGCCCAGAAAGggtaaataaatactttaattataatttaaaacaacttttttatatttacatgtatgTCTTTGGTATTTTGCTTTTATGCAAAGTACTTTGCACTgtgaaaagtaaaagttggatcaacttaaaaaatgacttGAATTGGTAATgcataaaagttttaaaagataaagatattttaaagttggtctttttctcttactgtaagaagatgatctcctgtgaatttgtgaaaagttttaatgtgttttggttaagatattgaatAAAGGGTGATTTGGAGGCATGAAAGTATACcttcatcttatgttttttttctgaggttgggtgtgtaagtcaccaaacataacaccattttaAAACGTGTCAGCAAGTAAATACTATTAATCAAAAtaataactgttaatacaatatcagggaaAAACgtgacaattatgattttttttgtcttattgtgcagccctttcaaaaaatatatatttatatgcattgatgcataatacaaggatggttagatgaaggatcataaATGGATGAATGTtatctattatagacagatataaaCAATAGTCAATTATTTGTGTtcaaaggtgctctaagcgagtTCACACGTTTTgggccataaaacattttttgtttcgtATATCTGCTAGCTGCCTGTCACCTGAacaaactgtaaaaacattatCTCTGTAGACAGCACAGGCTCCACAAAccgcaacaaaaacaaagtggtCAAACCTACCACCATGAAACATAACAAacgtgttccagccaataaacgacaagaaggatttgggggtagggttgggcgcgttcatggcTCTTTCAGAAAGCACGGAaaggagggggaggagttagctacgctccgttttgTTTGACAACACTTCGAACGTCAACaagaagtgacgtcgcacagattagtttagagcgcctttaaactAAATtgtctagcaggtgttacaataaacactctgtttgttacaattaaccccacctatggtgTTACAGTCAGACATAAACCTGtcatgaaaaatatttaaatataatagtttgcttaaaaaaacaataatcaaatatttttattattcagcATGCATTATGTTTACATGATAAAGCAGTATGTATGCTGTGTCCAAAACTGCTTCAGTGCACTATAGAgcgtatgcattgacgtcacttttccacgtgaccacgcagTACTCGCCCTaatgagtggcaaacgttcaacaaaatggttggttttcatagcggctgctgcaaAAAAACGGCAGTAAAACTGAccattatcagcttaaattgaatttagttggacttgatagcagaggtggacaatacttagttacattagttataatttccaagcatctgtgctttcgTAGGGTGTTTGTATAGGGAAAAAATTACTTCACTACATCTAAAGCATAGAATaaatgtattctttaatattgcatataaaattttatttaatacctaatttgcatttaaattgtgtacttttacttgagtaaacaTACGTTCATTAAACatttaatgtaaaacaaaaacgtattatttaggaaatgtaatagagtaaaaattacgATAATAGGCTTTGGAATATGCTTGTCAACCCAAGCATCTGTGgtctgtggtctgtggacgttggaatgaacgatcaatttacttctcctttctgtgttttttgaaagtctgtaaaacgatagcttcgaattcttgttaatctgttacaGTCTTACAcgcaacagctttttcccatttagacacgttttataaatttttttttgctgatttcacactgtacactaacgctgccgctctgtcttttgccactcagtaaGCGTAACGCAGTCATTTTCGCaaaaggtgacgtcacgtgcaaaCCCTCTATATTTGGCGTCCACCATTTTGGTGTCCGAAACCAGAACAACTTTATTTCCTGCATTTGTTTACTAgtttttacccacaatgcactctgacTTTGAGGGTTCATTTGATGTACACTCGCTTACTCACTATTTCCTGGGTGACAAACGCGTAACTGGAATCAGCTGAaggatactgacagtaaacaccaCAAATTTACGTTTATACACTTTTGTTTGTACTTGTTGTCAGATATtttctacttttaaaaaataaacaaataaaaaataaattcaatacattttatttaaaatgtattacatatatttattaaatataattaataaacataatagtaaataaatatgacaagcagttgttttattctcattattattaactaatacaataaacatgacaaatgtgaaaaGTAATCTTCATAATACAATCCATAAATTTACACAGGTGTAAGGGTTTATGATGAAGCTCTGCATGATATTTAAAATTTTCACTATATAGTGGACTCAGATGTCAATATGGAATAATGAACAAGTGAACTGTTTCAGACACAGCACtggtatatacagtatgtttgaAAAGATCCTTTTTTATGGTATCACATGTGTTTGGTCTTACAGGGTAATTTACTTTTGTAATACCTCCAACAAATACAGGTAAGTTAAGATACTCCAACAAAATAACACAACCAATTATTCAACTATATGATGTTGAAAAGTGATTTGCTGAACAATGTTGCACATTTCAGACAACTAATGACGGAACTATGCCCAATGAAGTAAGTACAGATCTAGTGCATATACAAATATATTCTTTCTCTTCACACATGCAAACAATATACATGCTTAAGAACAATGCACCAACACACATAATAattcactgtcagaaaaaatggccCTGCTTTTACTGGAGCAGCACCCTTTAAAAAATCCTAATATGtaacatttaggtacaaatatgtatacatttggtaccagtactgtatgtacctctgaggtactactcATATGAACGTTTTACTGTaagtgcaaaggtgtacttatttaaagggtactgcttAAGTGACAGTAAGGGG
The sequence above is drawn from the Misgurnus anguillicaudatus chromosome 22, ASM2758022v2, whole genome shotgun sequence genome and encodes:
- the LOC129439978 gene encoding globoside alpha-1,3-N-acetylgalactosaminyltransferase 1 isoform X3; the protein is MMRSSQTVHSFLLVFLGMLLSGVIYLGYTSTWERNGEQRMCIKSEKRRTSPICANMQKDLNLQLPQGVFYEQPSVVRPEGIVTLTPWLAPIVWEGTFDPKLIDPIYKQQNITIATTVFALGKYTQFLRTFLESAEKHYFVGFRVLYYVFTDNPEEVPLVTLGAEHYLTVFKVPSLNRWQDITLGRMGKLEMLIEKRLAYEADYVFSLDVDTKFRGHWGVESLGRLVGVIHPGYYETPRDKFPYERRAKSQAYIPSAEGDYYYGGAVIGGLVKDVYMLAKTCREQLEIDAAKSIEAVWQEESHLNKYFLYNKPTKLLSPEYLWQDFKSKTKDVKIIRFSQVNKNYAAVRSNR
- the LOC129439978 gene encoding globoside alpha-1,3-N-acetylgalactosaminyltransferase 1 isoform X2, encoding MMRSSQTVHSFLLVFLGMLLSGVIYLGYTSTWERNGEQRMCIKTEGYVGVTDLITAVSEKRRTSPICANMQKDLNLQLPQGVFYEQPSVVRPEGIVTLTPWLAPIVWEGTFDPKLIDPIYKQQNITIATTVFALGKYTQFLRTFLESAEKHYFVGFRVLYYVFTDNPEEVPLVTLGAEHYLTVFKVPSLNRWQDITLGRMGKLEMLIEKRLAYEADYVFSLDVDTKFRGHWGVESLGRLVGVIHPGYYETPRDKFPYERRAKSQAYIPSAEGDYYYGGAVIGGLVKDVYMLAKTCREQLEIDAAKSIEAVWQEESHLNKYFLYNKPTKLLSPEYLWQDFKSKTKDVKIIRFSQVNKNYAAVRSNR
- the LOC129439978 gene encoding globoside alpha-1,3-N-acetylgalactosaminyltransferase 1 isoform X5 codes for the protein MCIKSEKRRTSPICANMQKDLNLQLPQGVFYEQPSVVRPEGIVTLTPWLAPIVWEGTFDPKLIDPIYKQQNITIATTVFALGKYTQFLRTFLESAEKHYFVGFRVLYYVFTDNPEEVPLVTLGAEHYLTVFKVPSLNRWQDITLGRMGKLEMLIEKRLAYEADYVFSLDVDTKFRGHWGVESLGRLVGVIHPGYYETPRDKFPYERRAKSQAYIPSAEGDYYYGGAVIGGLVKDVYMLAKTCREQLEIDAAKSIEAVWQEESHLNKYFLYNKPTKLLSPEYLWQDFKSKTKDVKIIRFSQVNKNYAAVRSNR
- the LOC129439978 gene encoding globoside alpha-1,3-N-acetylgalactosaminyltransferase 1 isoform X6 yields the protein MCINWTEGYVGVTDLITAVSEKRRTSPICANMQKDLNLQLPQGVFYEQPSVVRPEGIVTLTPWLAPIVWEGTFDPKLIDPIYKQQNITIATTVFALGKYTQFLRTFLESAEKHYFVGFRVLYYVFTDNPEEVPLVTLGAEHYLTVFKVPSLNRWQDITLGRMGKLEMLIEKRLAYEADYVFSLDVDTKFRGHWGVESLGRLVGVIHPGYYETPRDKFPYERRAKSQAYIPSAEGDYYYGGAVIGGLVKDVYMLAKTCREQLEIDAAKSIEAVWQEESHLNKYFLYNKPTKLLSPEYLWQDFKSKTKDVKIIRFSQVNKNYAAVRSNR
- the LOC129439978 gene encoding globoside alpha-1,3-N-acetylgalactosaminyltransferase 1 isoform X4, with amino-acid sequence MCIKTEGYVGVTDLITAVSEKRRTSPICANMQKDLNLQLPQGVFYEQPSVVRPEGIVTLTPWLAPIVWEGTFDPKLIDPIYKQQNITIATTVFALGKYTQFLRTFLESAEKHYFVGFRVLYYVFTDNPEEVPLVTLGAEHYLTVFKVPSLNRWQDITLGRMGKLEMLIEKRLAYEADYVFSLDVDTKFRGHWGVESLGRLVGVIHPGYYETPRDKFPYERRAKSQAYIPSAEGDYYYGGAVIGGLVKDVYMLAKTCREQLEIDAAKSIEAVWQEESHLNKYFLYNKPTKLLSPEYLWQDFKSKTKDVKIIRFSQVNKNYAAVRSNR
- the LOC129439978 gene encoding globoside alpha-1,3-N-acetylgalactosaminyltransferase 1 isoform X1, which produces MMRSSQTVHSFLLVFLGMLLSGVIYLGYTSTWERNGEQRMCINWTEGYVGVTDLITAVSEKRRTSPICANMQKDLNLQLPQGVFYEQPSVVRPEGIVTLTPWLAPIVWEGTFDPKLIDPIYKQQNITIATTVFALGKYTQFLRTFLESAEKHYFVGFRVLYYVFTDNPEEVPLVTLGAEHYLTVFKVPSLNRWQDITLGRMGKLEMLIEKRLAYEADYVFSLDVDTKFRGHWGVESLGRLVGVIHPGYYETPRDKFPYERRAKSQAYIPSAEGDYYYGGAVIGGLVKDVYMLAKTCREQLEIDAAKSIEAVWQEESHLNKYFLYNKPTKLLSPEYLWQDFKSKTKDVKIIRFSQVNKNYAAVRSNR